One window of the Candidatus Zymogenus saltonus genome contains the following:
- a CDS encoding Gfo/Idh/MocA family oxidoreductase, which translates to MAQQVTIAQIGCGYWGPNLLRNFYRIENVKIKYVAEVSEERRIYVASNYKDIKVISDYTEILNDEEVDAVIIATPANDHYKHVMSALSSGKHCLVEKPLSLKTDEAAEIISMAEERDLVLMVGHTFLYNAAVHKLKEKIDEGELGEIHYIYSQRLNLGRIRSDINAMWNFAPHDVSISLFLIDSEPEWVSAIGEAYIQEGVEDVVFLTVKFKNGTIFNVHISWLDPNKVRRITVVGSKKMVVYDDVADYKIQIFDKGIDKVNMERSLGSYDDFGKFQLIHRAGDLLIPSIDFTEPLSLEARDFINCIINNGKPVSDGESALMVTKILEGATRSLSNKGERIYL; encoded by the coding sequence TTGGCTCAACAGGTAACAATCGCCCAGATCGGCTGTGGATATTGGGGGCCCAATCTTCTGAGAAACTTCTATAGGATTGAAAATGTCAAGATCAAGTACGTGGCCGAAGTGAGTGAAGAGAGGAGGATTTATGTTGCATCAAACTACAAAGATATTAAGGTCATCTCCGACTACACTGAAATATTGAATGACGAAGAGGTCGATGCAGTAATAATAGCCACTCCGGCCAACGATCATTATAAACACGTAATGAGCGCGCTCTCTTCCGGCAAGCACTGTCTTGTAGAAAAACCCCTCTCTCTAAAAACCGACGAGGCGGCGGAGATAATATCAATGGCCGAAGAGAGGGATTTGGTCTTGATGGTGGGCCATACATTCCTCTATAACGCCGCCGTTCACAAATTGAAAGAGAAGATAGATGAAGGGGAACTTGGCGAAATACACTACATCTACTCACAGAGGCTGAACCTCGGGCGAATAAGGTCGGACATAAACGCAATGTGGAACTTCGCCCCGCACGACGTCTCCATCTCCCTTTTCCTGATTGACAGTGAGCCCGAGTGGGTAAGCGCCATCGGGGAGGCATATATACAGGAAGGAGTTGAAGACGTCGTCTTCTTGACGGTGAAATTCAAAAATGGAACCATATTCAACGTGCACATAAGCTGGCTTGATCCGAATAAGGTTCGCAGGATAACGGTTGTCGGGAGCAAAAAGATGGTTGTCTACGACGACGTCGCCGATTACAAGATACAGATATTTGACAAGGGGATCGATAAGGTCAACATGGAAAGGTCGCTCGGGTCATACGATGATTTCGGGAAGTTCCAGCTCATTCACAGGGCCGGCGATCTCTTGATTCCGAGCATCGATTTTACCGAGCCCCTCTCCTTGGAGGCAAGAGACTTCATCAACTGCATCATAAACAACGGGAAGCCCGTTTCGGACGGCGAAAGCGCGCTTATGGTGACAAAGATACTGGAGGGCGCAACGCGATCGCTCTCGAACAAGGGAGAGCGGATCTATCTTTGA
- a CDS encoding DegT/DnrJ/EryC1/StrS family aminotransferase, producing MKIPLVDLTAQYLSIKTEIDDAISKVINDTAFIKGKYVNDFEENFASKIGGKHCIGVGNGTDALFISMKTLGIGSGDEVITAANSFIATSESITMTGAKVVFVDVDPRNYNIDPKRIGEKITGKTRAIMPVHLYGHPADMDPIIEIAKKHDLFVIEDASQAHFAEYKGRKVGGIGDMGCFSFYPGKNLGAYGDAGAIVTNSDELNERARKTANHGRIGKYNHEFEGVNSRMDGIQGAVLDVKLRHLAEWTEKRRNIARLYGEMLNDVPDIIRPVEEYYAKHVYHVYVIRAKERNALREHLKNNGISAGIHYPTALPNLPAYGYLGHTPSDFPVASRYQDEVLSLPLYPELSEEQAGVIVSCIKGFY from the coding sequence ATGAAAATTCCACTGGTAGACCTGACCGCTCAATACCTGTCGATAAAAACCGAAATTGACGATGCAATCTCAAAAGTCATCAACGATACGGCCTTTATAAAGGGGAAATACGTAAACGACTTCGAGGAGAACTTTGCGTCCAAAATCGGGGGCAAGCACTGTATCGGCGTCGGGAACGGGACCGACGCCCTCTTCATATCTATGAAGACGCTGGGAATCGGATCGGGCGACGAGGTGATCACGGCGGCAAACTCCTTTATCGCCACATCGGAATCGATAACGATGACGGGAGCTAAGGTCGTCTTCGTCGATGTAGATCCACGAAACTACAACATCGACCCGAAGAGGATCGGGGAAAAGATAACGGGAAAGACAAGGGCGATAATGCCGGTACACCTCTACGGTCACCCGGCGGATATGGACCCGATAATCGAGATCGCCAAAAAACACGACCTGTTTGTGATAGAGGATGCGTCCCAGGCGCACTTCGCCGAGTACAAGGGACGAAAGGTGGGGGGCATCGGAGACATGGGCTGTTTCAGCTTCTATCCGGGCAAAAACCTCGGCGCCTACGGCGATGCGGGGGCGATCGTAACCAACAGCGACGAGCTGAACGAGAGGGCGAGAAAGACGGCAAACCACGGCCGTATCGGCAAGTACAACCACGAGTTCGAGGGCGTCAACAGCAGGATGGACGGCATCCAGGGCGCGGTGCTCGATGTCAAATTGAGGCACCTTGCGGAATGGACCGAAAAGAGGCGGAACATCGCAAGGCTGTATGGAGAGATGCTTAATGATGTGCCCGACATTATCAGGCCCGTCGAGGAGTATTACGCCAAGCATGTCTATCACGTCTACGTCATCAGGGCCAAGGAGAGGAACGCCTTAAGGGAGCATCTTAAAAACAACGGCATATCCGCCGGAATCCACTACCCCACGGCCCTTCCCAACCTGCCCGCATACGGCTACCTCGGCCACACTCCCTCGGACTTCCCCGTGGCAAGCAGGTATCAGGATGAGGTTCTGAGCCTTCCCCTTTATCCCGAACTTTCAGAGGAGCAGGCGGGCGTTATAGTGAGCTGTATCAAGGGTTTTTACTGA
- a CDS encoding glycosyltransferase family 2 protein: MYKDKKISLVIPAYNEEKLIRPTLEAVPDIVDKIYVVDDCSPDNQNDVVMECAKADPRIDLLRHEINQGPGGAIITGYLKSSHDGCDIAVVVGGDNQMPLSEIENFLDPIIEGKVDYAKGNRFLLSRLEDTLEKMPKTRLIGNWIITALTKIASGYYKTMDVVDGYTAITKRAIDTIDWNRAWKKYGYPMDFLIRLNAYGYKIVDVPRTAIYLPGERQSQIKGLSYALRVSPMLIRNFFWRLKFRYIFLDFHPLVFFYYFGFILLPAGILGGLYLIFDKLFLSGYHVTGSRAVLVSLLIIIGLQFLLFAMLFDMEEGK, encoded by the coding sequence ATGTACAAGGACAAGAAAATATCTCTGGTTATCCCGGCTTACAACGAAGAAAAGCTGATAAGGCCCACCCTTGAGGCCGTTCCGGATATAGTAGACAAGATATATGTTGTCGACGACTGCAGCCCGGACAATCAGAACGACGTGGTCATGGAATGCGCGAAGGCCGATCCGAGGATAGATCTTCTACGGCATGAGATCAACCAGGGACCCGGCGGGGCCATCATCACGGGTTATCTCAAGTCGTCTCACGACGGCTGTGATATAGCCGTCGTGGTGGGGGGAGACAACCAGATGCCCCTAAGTGAAATAGAGAATTTTCTGGATCCCATCATCGAGGGAAAGGTGGACTACGCAAAGGGGAACCGGTTTCTATTGAGCCGCCTTGAAGACACCCTGGAAAAGATGCCGAAGACGAGACTCATCGGGAACTGGATCATCACGGCACTGACAAAGATCGCCTCGGGTTACTATAAAACGATGGACGTGGTCGACGGCTATACGGCCATCACCAAAAGGGCCATCGACACAATCGATTGGAATCGGGCCTGGAAAAAGTACGGTTACCCGATGGATTTTCTGATCAGGCTGAACGCATACGGCTATAAGATCGTGGATGTCCCCAGGACCGCAATATATTTGCCTGGCGAGAGACAGTCGCAGATAAAGGGGCTGAGCTACGCGCTTCGCGTATCCCCCATGTTGATAAGGAACTTCTTCTGGCGTTTGAAATTCAGGTATATTTTTTTGGACTTTCATCCCCTGGTCTTTTTCTACTATTTCGGATTTATACTGCTCCCGGCCGGCATTTTAGGCGGTCTTTACCTGATTTTCGACAAGCTCTTTTTAAGCGGGTATCATGTCACCGGGTCCCGGGCGGTCCTTGTGTCCCTTCTTATTATCATCGGACTCCAGTTCCTGCTCTTTGCCATGCTTTTTGACATGGAGGAGGGAAAATAA
- a CDS encoding sulfotransferase, with amino-acid sequence MISPFFIVGCGRSGTTLLRNILNRHSKIAIPLESLFVIDYLTVKDRKPLSTLKELIVREHEIGEWGLEITPNMLNDCSTPEGLIDRIHELYMEKNGKVIWGQKTPRFIRHGELLKTAYPDSRFIHVIRDPRAVVNSLINSDVHRSNAYYGSFRWNRDVNQGLSLKKRYPEDTLEVRYESLITDPEETLKGICRFIEVNFEREILDQDKTKTKEYSKFYNKINVKIGQPPDPQRLDAWRSDLSRRQISLIESLCAETMKRLGYAPSANYRSPNGIYIFYLRLQRIFGFMRQLFHYVLNRRQYIICNIRRKLKLSLLFGDIFKINY; translated from the coding sequence ATGATATCACCGTTCTTTATCGTAGGCTGCGGGAGATCGGGCACAACCCTTCTCAGAAATATTCTCAATCGCCACTCCAAGATAGCGATCCCTCTCGAATCCCTCTTTGTCATCGATTACCTCACGGTCAAGGACCGAAAGCCATTATCGACCTTGAAGGAGCTTATCGTAAGGGAGCACGAAATAGGCGAGTGGGGGCTTGAAATTACTCCAAACATGTTAAACGATTGCTCCACACCAGAGGGCCTGATCGACAGGATTCACGAGCTCTATATGGAGAAGAACGGCAAAGTCATATGGGGACAGAAGACCCCCCGCTTCATAAGGCACGGCGAACTCCTTAAAACGGCCTATCCCGATTCAAGGTTTATCCACGTCATAAGAGATCCCAGGGCGGTGGTCAACTCCCTAATCAATTCGGATGTGCATAGGAGCAATGCCTATTACGGATCCTTCAGATGGAACAGGGATGTAAACCAGGGGCTTTCGCTGAAGAAAAGGTACCCGGAGGATACCCTCGAAGTAAGATATGAGAGTCTAATCACTGACCCCGAAGAGACCCTGAAGGGTATCTGCAGATTTATCGAAGTCAATTTTGAGCGGGAGATATTAGATCAGGATAAGACAAAAACGAAAGAATACAGCAAATTTTACAATAAAATTAACGTAAAAATCGGACAACCGCCGGATCCGCAAAGGCTGGATGCCTGGCGCTCAGACTTGTCTCGACGGCAGATATCGCTTATAGAATCGCTCTGCGCGGAGACAATGAAGAGACTGGGATATGCCCCGTCCGCGAACTACAGGAGTCCAAACGGTATTTATATCTTTTACTTGAGGCTTCAGCGTATCTTCGGATTTATGAGGCAGCTCTTTCATTACGTCTTGAACAGGCGACAATACATTATCTGCAACATCAGACGAAAGCTGAAGCTTTCGCTGCTGTTCGGGGACATATTCAAGATAAACTACTGA
- a CDS encoding aldehyde ferredoxin oxidoreductase — MEKIVRVNMDDLTVEVEPVPKEYQGLGGRGLTSTIVASEVPPKCDPLGPENKLVIASGLLNNTSAPNAGRLSVGCKSPLTGTIKEANAGGVVGTKFGRMGIAAVIVSGKPKKKGLYKLVLTKDGGKLEPADELKGLGNYDTVAKLTEEYGEKMGYISIGQAGEMLLKGSSIAVNDRDNRPTRHAGRGGVGAVMGSKGLKTIVVDDTGGRLPKAVDPEGFKKASKKLLDALKTHSVTSEGLPTFGTNILANIVNEAGGYPTRNFSEGRFEGVEKISGETQHDLILERGGKIKHGCMPGCVIQCSRSYHDKDGNFLTKGPEYETIWANGANCGIDDLDAIAQIDRLCDDYGLDTIEWGDAMAVAMEGGVLEFGDAKGAIKLLKEVPKGTELAMILGNGVVATGKAYNVSRVPAVKGQGLPAYDPRPIMGIGVTYATSTMGGDHTAGYAIAPNVLKVGGEVDPLKPEGQVDTSRNLQIATAAVDTAGLCLFIAFAVLDIPSGFEGVYEMLNAQYGLNLTADDVGALGMKILKIEREFNKKAGFTSADDRLPDFFYKEKLAPHNKVFEVTDKELDQVYNF; from the coding sequence ATGGAAAAGATAGTAAGAGTGAACATGGACGACCTCACCGTAGAGGTGGAGCCGGTCCCGAAGGAATACCAGGGGCTGGGAGGAAGGGGACTTACCTCGACTATCGTGGCTTCTGAGGTGCCGCCGAAGTGCGATCCCCTCGGGCCGGAGAACAAGCTCGTGATAGCCTCGGGGCTTCTGAACAACACCTCCGCCCCCAACGCGGGGAGGCTGTCGGTGGGGTGCAAGAGCCCCCTCACCGGCACAATCAAGGAGGCTAACGCCGGCGGCGTTGTCGGCACCAAGTTCGGAAGGATGGGAATCGCCGCCGTCATCGTCTCAGGAAAGCCGAAGAAAAAGGGACTCTACAAGCTCGTTCTCACCAAGGACGGCGGGAAGCTTGAGCCGGCCGATGAGCTGAAGGGCCTCGGTAACTACGACACGGTAGCCAAGCTGACCGAGGAGTACGGGGAGAAGATGGGCTACATCTCCATAGGCCAGGCGGGGGAGATGCTGCTTAAGGGGTCGTCCATCGCCGTGAACGACCGCGACAACCGCCCCACCAGGCACGCCGGTAGGGGAGGCGTCGGAGCAGTCATGGGCTCGAAGGGGCTCAAGACCATCGTCGTGGACGACACCGGGGGGAGACTCCCCAAGGCGGTTGACCCTGAGGGATTCAAGAAGGCATCGAAGAAGCTTTTGGACGCCCTCAAGACGCACTCGGTCACCTCGGAGGGCCTTCCCACGTTCGGCACAAACATCCTCGCCAACATCGTCAACGAGGCGGGCGGCTACCCCACCAGGAACTTCTCCGAGGGGAGGTTCGAGGGGGTGGAAAAGATCAGCGGCGAGACGCAGCACGACCTGATCCTCGAGCGGGGCGGAAAGATCAAGCACGGCTGTATGCCCGGGTGCGTCATCCAGTGCTCCAGGAGCTATCACGACAAGGACGGGAACTTCCTCACGAAGGGCCCCGAATACGAGACGATATGGGCAAACGGCGCCAACTGCGGTATCGACGACCTCGACGCTATAGCCCAGATCGACAGGCTCTGCGACGACTACGGCCTCGACACCATCGAGTGGGGGGATGCGATGGCCGTGGCAATGGAGGGCGGGGTCCTTGAATTCGGCGACGCCAAGGGAGCCATCAAGCTCCTCAAGGAGGTTCCCAAGGGAACGGAGCTGGCAATGATACTCGGCAACGGAGTGGTCGCCACCGGAAAGGCCTACAACGTCTCCAGGGTGCCGGCCGTCAAAGGCCAGGGACTTCCGGCATATGACCCAAGGCCGATAATGGGAATCGGCGTGACCTACGCCACCTCAACCATGGGGGGAGACCACACGGCCGGATACGCCATAGCCCCCAACGTCCTCAAAGTCGGCGGAGAGGTCGACCCGTTGAAGCCTGAGGGGCAGGTGGATACCTCCAGGAACCTCCAGATAGCCACCGCGGCCGTGGACACCGCGGGACTGTGTCTCTTCATAGCCTTTGCGGTACTGGACATACCGTCCGGATTCGAGGGGGTCTACGAGATGTTAAACGCCCAGTACGGGCTGAACCTCACCGCCGATGACGTGGGCGCCCTGGGGATGAAGATCCTGAAGATCGAGAGGGAGTTCAACAAGAAGGCCGGATTTACCAGCGCCGACGACCGTCTCCCGGATTTCTTCTACAAGGAAAAGCTGGCCCCCCACAACAAGGTCTTCGAGGTTACGGACAAGGAATTGGATCAGGTATACAACTTCTGA
- a CDS encoding MoaD/ThiS family protein, with protein MKVEVKLFAGFRKHTPEEAQNSFFMDVPHGSTVGDIVASLGLPADVKKIIFVNGVHGDSTTSLKSNDRVGIFPPVAGG; from the coding sequence ATGAAGGTAGAGGTCAAGCTCTTCGCGGGATTCAGGAAGCACACGCCAGAGGAGGCGCAAAATTCTTTTTTCATGGATGTCCCTCACGGGTCCACCGTGGGGGACATCGTTGCCTCTCTGGGTCTTCCCGCCGACGTAAAGAAGATCATCTTCGTAAACGGCGTCCACGGGGATTCGACGACAAGCTTAAAGAGCAACGACCGGGTGGGGATATTTCCGCCCGTGGCGGGCGGATAA
- a CDS encoding MoaD/ThiS family protein encodes MADITVRLFASLRKYGPGDPPGVIEMSVEEGLGIEDIVFRLGIPKERVKMIMRNGRVAVFEDTVNEGDRIALFPPEVAFNLYMALNFREDMR; translated from the coding sequence ATGGCGGATATAACGGTAAGACTGTTCGCATCTTTGAGGAAGTACGGCCCGGGCGACCCCCCGGGCGTCATAGAGATGAGCGTTGAAGAGGGTCTTGGGATCGAAGACATCGTATTCAGGCTCGGCATCCCGAAAGAGAGGGTGAAGATGATCATGAGAAACGGGAGGGTCGCCGTCTTCGAGGACACGGTCAACGAGGGCGACAGGATTGCCCTCTTTCCCCCGGAGGTCGCCTTCAACCTCTACATGGCCTTGAATTTCAGGGAAGATATGAGATGA
- a CDS encoding response regulator, with translation MKILIIDDDPGVRKYLEEVMELMGHSVVSFKNGYDAIDYLREHEASLAYIDVKLPGIDGFQTLKKLREIDPKLSGVIISGDKVEDLLESPAKEGVYISLTKPFDVEQIEEINKAYENIRGPLEFIYENPYGLDTDKLAQAKILIADDEKEIINVIFTVLEDEKFCCLDTALDGDEAILEFDKKRHDLIITDIMMPKKNGIDLLRHVKAVSPNTQVIIITANADKDSAITAVKLGAYDYIEKPLDLYVLSRIVKRAIEKKLFLDRD, from the coding sequence ATGAAAATACTGATAATCGATGATGATCCTGGCGTCAGAAAATACCTGGAGGAAGTGATGGAGCTCATGGGGCATTCCGTCGTCAGCTTTAAAAACGGCTATGACGCTATTGACTATTTGAGGGAGCATGAGGCCAGCCTTGCATATATTGACGTAAAATTGCCCGGGATTGATGGTTTTCAAACACTTAAAAAGCTTCGAGAGATAGATCCAAAGCTATCGGGTGTGATCATCTCGGGGGATAAGGTTGAAGACCTTCTCGAATCCCCGGCAAAAGAAGGAGTGTACATCAGCCTGACAAAACCTTTCGACGTAGAGCAGATCGAAGAGATAAACAAGGCATATGAGAATATTCGAGGACCTCTGGAGTTTATATATGAAAATCCCTATGGATTGGACACCGACAAGCTGGCTCAGGCAAAAATCCTCATCGCAGATGATGAAAAGGAAATAATAAATGTAATATTTACTGTCCTCGAGGACGAGAAATTCTGTTGTTTGGATACGGCACTTGACGGCGATGAGGCCATACTGGAATTTGATAAAAAGAGGCATGATTTAATCATCACCGATATTATGATGCCCAAAAAAAATGGAATAGATTTGTTACGACATGTAAAGGCGGTTTCTCCCAACACTCAAGTGATCATTATTACGGCAAATGCGGACAAAGACTCGGCGATCACGGCAGTCAAGCTGGGAGCGTATGATTATATTGAGAAGCCTTTGGATCTCTATGTACTTTCAAGGATTGTTAAGCGTGCCATTGAAAAGAAACTCTTTCTTGACAGGGATTGA
- a CDS encoding response regulator: MVKFKEGNKIMNQLNIVQDSETVLSGSFKRGNFIDLLKSFGDGQLSGNFYVSSKDGDGFIVFYKGYIAVVFSHGMYESLRDDLIKKNILDESDIKEILELQKREPKYIFESKLVKSGKIDKQFLYDTMKENSLKVLKNMLYWDGIYRFYNEDFSDVPSDLLIDIKSIQKQDERYLKDVSRELSESRIHSTLFTRVLDLADEIDNISNIRKTYDNVSKKINSFLPKEIVIIIEEDPTMSAFLSDGLTRFNYDVENYGNNQEAFKRIEELEMKNIPAVVVLDLSLRELEDENQGYTDMDFLQGINENFPHIPVVIIASINDPKIKMKCLFIGASYFIIKPDVESSGKGVSHPDLDLFVEEISYYIWNVIKTRRLFLEREEITFAEEEIINYLLTDERFLPESEKNVFNMNILVVDDEPEIRKAIKDYLGDEGFSNIDTAENGEEAVKQFEESGHDVVIVDIVMPKKNGIEVLREIKARSPGSQVIIITGNADKNSAIAAVKWGAFDYIEKPFDYALISRAVKKASEKKLLLDRVGLNSIP; encoded by the coding sequence TTGGTAAAATTTAAAGAAGGAAATAAGATTATGAATCAATTAAATATAGTCCAAGATAGTGAAACTGTATTATCAGGAAGCTTCAAGAGGGGAAATTTCATTGATCTTCTAAAAAGCTTCGGAGATGGCCAGCTTTCTGGAAACTTTTATGTCAGCTCTAAGGATGGAGACGGATTTATTGTCTTTTACAAAGGTTACATTGCCGTAGTTTTTTCACACGGAATGTATGAGAGCCTCAGGGATGATCTAATAAAAAAGAATATTTTAGATGAAAGCGATATCAAGGAAATACTCGAGCTCCAAAAAAGAGAACCTAAATATATTTTTGAGTCGAAACTTGTAAAATCGGGAAAAATAGATAAACAATTCCTATATGATACAATGAAAGAGAACAGCCTGAAAGTTTTAAAAAACATGTTATATTGGGATGGCATATACAGGTTTTATAATGAAGACTTCTCGGATGTTCCAAGCGATTTACTTATTGACATTAAATCAATTCAAAAACAGGATGAGCGGTATTTAAAAGATGTCAGCAGAGAATTATCTGAAAGCAGAATACACAGCACTCTTTTCACGAGAGTCTTGGATTTGGCCGATGAAATCGACAATATTTCAAATATCAGGAAAACATACGATAACGTGTCCAAGAAAATCAACAGCTTTTTGCCGAAGGAGATTGTCATTATCATAGAAGAAGATCCAACAATGAGCGCTTTTTTGTCGGATGGACTTACACGATTTAACTATGACGTGGAAAATTACGGGAATAATCAAGAAGCATTCAAAAGAATAGAAGAACTTGAAATGAAGAATATTCCCGCCGTTGTCGTATTGGACCTTTCCTTGAGAGAGCTCGAAGATGAGAATCAAGGCTATACGGATATGGACTTCTTGCAGGGCATTAATGAAAATTTTCCCCACATACCTGTAGTAATAATTGCTTCGATCAATGATCCCAAAATAAAGATGAAGTGCCTTTTTATTGGAGCATCCTATTTTATTATCAAACCGGATGTGGAGTCTTCAGGGAAAGGCGTTTCTCACCCTGATCTGGACTTGTTTGTTGAAGAGATTTCTTATTACATTTGGAACGTCATAAAGACCAGGAGACTTTTTCTTGAAAGGGAAGAGATAACTTTTGCGGAAGAGGAAATAATAAACTATTTATTGACGGATGAGAGGTTTTTGCCGGAAAGTGAAAAAAATGTATTTAATATGAACATCCTGGTTGTTGACGACGAGCCGGAAATAAGAAAGGCAATCAAGGATTACCTGGGCGATGAAGGGTTCTCAAATATCGATACCGCTGAAAATGGTGAGGAAGCGGTAAAACAATTTGAAGAGAGCGGCCATGATGTCGTTATCGTTGACATTGTTATGCCGAAAAAGAACGGGATCGAAGTATTAAGAGAGATAAAAGCAAGATCGCCGGGCTCTCAAGTAATCATTATCACCGGCAATGCAGATAAAAATTCCGCCATTGCGGCGGTAAAATGGGGCGCCTTTGATTATATAGAAAAACCGTTTGACTATGCCTTAATTTCCAGAGCCGTAAAGAAAGCATCGGAAAAGAAATTGTTATTGGATAGAGTCGGGTTGAACAGCATCCCTTGA